A window of Microbacterium hominis genomic DNA:
CGTGTCCGTAGGTCTTGCGGGCGGCGATCGGGAACGGCCCCGGCAGCACGGCGCCGGGAAGGGTCACCACGACCTTGTCGCCGGGGAAGAAGTTGCGCGCGCCGCAGACCACGCCGTGCACGGCATCCCCGCCATCGGCCGCCGTCTGGCCGTCGGGCGCGACCCGCACCTGGCACCAGCGGATCGTCTTGCCGTTGGACTGGGGCTCCTCGACGAACTCGAGCACCTCGCCGACGACGATCGGGCCCTGCAGCTCGAAGCGGAAGACGTCTTCCTCCTCGAAGCCGACCGACACCAGCGCCGCCAGCACATCATCGGGCGTCGCGTCCGCGGGGACGTCGACGTACTCACGCAGCCACGAGAGAGGGACGCGCATCAGACCACCATTCCGAACTGCTCGCTGAAGCGCACATCGCCTTCGGCCATGTCGCGCATGTCCTGCACATCGGAGCGGAACATGAGGGTCCGCTCGATGCCCATGCCGAAGGCGAAGCCCGAGTACTCCTCGGGATCGATGCCCGCGGCGCGCAGGACGTTGGGGTTGACCATGCCGCAGCCGCCCCACTCGATCCAGCGCGCGCCGCCCTTGAAGGTCGGGTGCCACAGGTCGAGTTCGGCCGACGGCTCGGTGAACGGGAAGAAGTTGGTGCGGAACCGCGTCTTCGCCTCGGCGCCGAACAGGGCCTTCGCGACGTGATCGAGCGTGCCCTTGAGGTGGGCCATCGTGATGCCCTTGTCGATCACGAGACCCTCGAACTGGGAGAACACCGGCAGGTGCGTGGCGTCGTACTCGTCGGTGCGGTAGGCGCGGCCCGGGCACACGATGTAGATCGGCAGGTCGCGCTCGAGCATCGAGCGCACCTGGACGGGACTCGTGTGGGTGCGCATGACCAGGTGGCGCGCGACCGGGTCGACGTAGAACGTGTCCTGCATCTGGCGCGCGGGGTGGTCCTCGTCGAGGTTGAGTGCGTCGAAGTTGTACCACTCGTGCTCGAGCTCGGGGCCTTCTGCGACCTCCCACCCCATGCCGGTGAAGATGTCGCCGATCTGATCCTGGAGGAGGGTGAGGGGATGCCGCGCCCCCACGCGTGCGCGGTGGGCCAGCGCCGTGATGTCGACGCGCTCGGCCTCGAGCTTGGCAGCCGTCTCGGCAGCTGCGAGCTCCTCCTCGCGGGACGCCAGGGCCTGGTTCACCCGCCCGCGGGCCTGGCCGACGAGCTTGCCGAACTCCGCCTTCTTCTCGGGCGGCACCTCGCGCATCCGCGCGTTGAGCCTCGCCAGCGGCGAGCCCTCCGCGGTGTGCGCGGCGCGCGCGGCCTTGAGCTCGGCGGTGTCGGCGGCCGCGGCGATCGCCGCGAGGGCGCCGTCGACGGCCTGCTCGACCGCTTCGGCCGTGATGCCGGTGGTCGGGGGTTCGGGGATCTCGTGCGCGTCAGACACGAGAGTCGAGTCTACCGGCGGGTGCCGGGTCGATCCGTCACTGCGCTCCGGCCTGCCGCGCTTCCGCGTTGGCCTGCGCGAGCCGGATCGCCGAGGTGGGGTCGGCCTGCCCGGGCGTCGCCGTGCCGTTTCCGCCCGCCTTCACCTTGCGCCCGCCGCTGGCCGTGCGCCGCGAGAGCCAGCGCGCGAACCACGACAGTGACAGGTTGATCGCGAGATAGATGACGAGGGTCACCACGAACAGCGAGAACAGGTAGCGGTTGCCGTAGAAGCTCGCCAGGTTGTTCATGGTCGTGCGGATGAGCTCGTTGTAGCCGACGATGTAGCCGAGCGAGGTGTCCTTGAGCAGCACCACCAGCTGCGCCACGATGATCGGCAGCATCTGGCGGAACGCCTGCGGGAACTCCACGAGGATCTTCGACTGGAATTCGCGCATGCCCACGCTCAGCGCCGCCTCGCGCTGCCCGCGGGGCAGCGCGGCGAGGCCGGCGCGCAGCGCCTCGCCGATGAGCGTGCCGTTGTAGAGCGCGAGCGCGATGACCACCGCCCAGAGCGCCTGGGTGGAGGCGACAAGCAGGATGAACAGCATCATCAGCAGCACGGGCATGCCGCGCAGGAACTCGATGAGCCAGGCCGTGGGGATGCGCACCCACGCGATCGTCGAGGAGCGCATGAGGGAGAACGCGATGCCGAGCGCCATCGCTCCGATGGCGGCGAGCGCGGCCGCCTGGAGCGTGCCGATCACGCCGCGGCCGATGAAGGTCCACACCTCGGGGTCGAGGAAGATGTTCCACCGCGACGGGTCGAACATGCCCGGCACCGTGATGCCGCCGGACTGACGGGGGGTGGCCAGGATGATGCCCACCCAGACGAGCAGCGCCGCGATGACGACGATGCCCGCGATCGAGGCGATGAGCGACAGGCGCCGGGCACGGGGGCCGGGCGCGTCGAAGAGGACGCTGGGAGCGGTCATCGGCGCACCACCAGTCGCTTCTCGAGCTGACCGGCCAGCAAGCCCAGCGGGACCGTGATGACCAGGTACAGCGCGGCGGCGGTGAGCAGGATCGCTATGACCATGTTGCCGTTCGAGTTGGCGAGCGCGCGCGTGACCGCGAACAGCTCGAGCACGAAGAAGCCGCCCGCGACCGAGGTGTTCTTGGTGAGGGCGATGAAGACGTTGATGAGAGGGGGGATGGTCATGCGGAACGCCTGCGGCAGCACCACGAGCGAGACCGTCTGGCCGAATCCGAGCCCGATGCTGCGCGCCGCTTCGGCCTGACCGACCGGCACGCCGTTGATGCCCGAGCGCAGTGCCTCCGCCACGAACGGCGACGTGTAGTACGCGAGCGCGCCCATCGCCAGCGGCACGAACGGCAGCCGCAGGCCGAGGAACGGGATGACGAACACGAAGAAGAAGAAGACGAGCGTGAGCGGGGTGTTGCGGGCGATCTCGGTCCAGAACGCGGCGAACGTGCGCAGCGAGCCGATGGGCGAGATGCGCATCGCAGCGATGACGGTGCCGAGGATCAGCGAGGCCACACCCGAGACCGCGAGCAGCAGCAACGTCATCTGGAAGCCTTCCCAGAACGTCGGCCACAGCGACAGGTACTGTTCCACTCCCCCTCCTTCCTCATGTCATGGGAGCGGATGCCCCGGCACGCCGCACAGGGCGGGCCGGGGCATCCGATCGATCAGTAGCGGTCCGGTGCAGGCGGGTCGATGAACGGCAGGACGGTCCCTGCGGTCGCGTTCCACGCCTCCTCGTACGAGCCGTCCTCGTACGACTCCTCGAGCGCGTCGTTGATCCACATGCGGAAGTCGGTGTCGTCGAGCGCGAGGCCGATGCCGTACGGCTCCTCGGTGAACGGCTCGCCGACGACCTTGAACTCGCCCTCGTTCTGGGCTGCCAGGCCCGCGAGGATCACGTTGTCGGTCGAGACGGCCACGACCGAGCCGTTGCGCAGCGGCTCGAGGCAGTTCGAGTAGGTGTCGGTCAGCACCGGCTCCGCGCCCAGCTCTGCGAGGTTCTCGGCGGGGGTCGACCCGGTCACGGAGCAGACGGGCTGCCCGACGAGGTCTTCCTCGCTCTGGATGTCCTCGTTGTCGGCGAGCACCAGGATCGACTGGCCGGCCATGTAATACGGCCCTGCGAACGAGACGACCTCCTTGCGGGTGTCGTTGATCGTGTAGGTCGCGATCACGATGTCGACCTGCCCGTTCTCGATGAACGGCTCGCGGTTGGCCGAGACGGTCTCGACCCACTCGATGTTCTCCTCGGCGATGCCGAGCTTGCCGGCGAGGATCTTGCCGATCTCGACGTCGAAGCCCTCGGGCACGCTCGACGGGCCCATGAGTCCGAACAGCGGCTGGTCGAACTTCGTGCCGATCGTGATGGCGCCGGCCTCGTTGAGCTCGGCCATCGTCGTGCCCTCTTCGAACGTGACCTCCTCCGGCGCGGTCGTGTCGTCGCCGCCGTCACCGGTGGTGGTGTCACCGCCCGCGCACGCCGTGAGCGCGAGCGCGCCGGCAGCCGCCAGGGCGATCAAAGGGAGTCTCAGTCGCTTCATGTCTTCGTCCTTTGCTGTGCGTGCGGGTCGCTCGTGGCGACCCGCCTCTCGGTGCCCGGCCGTTGGGGGCGGCCGGGGGTCGTTCAGTGCTCCAGGATCTTCGAGAGGAAGTCCTTGGCCCTGTCGCTCTGCGGGTTGGTGAAGAACTGCTCGGGCGTGGCCTCCTCGACGATGGCGCCGTCGGCCATGAAGAGCACCCGGTCGGCCGCCTTGCGCGCGAAGCCCATCTCGTGGGTGACGACGATCATCGTCATGCCCTCGGCCGCGAGGCCGATCATGACGTCGAGCACCTCGTTGATCATCTCGGGATCGAGGGCGCTCGTGGGCTCGTCCATCAGGATGAGCTTCGGGTTCATCGCCAAGGAGCGCGCGATCGCGACACGCTGCTGCTGACCGCCCGAGAGCTGGTTGGGCATCTTCTGCGCCTGGTTGGCCACACCGACGCGGTCGAGCAGCTGCATCGCCTTCTCGTCGGCATCCTTCTTCTTCATGCCGCGCACCCGGATCGGGCCGAGCGTCACGTTCTCGAGCACCGTCTTGTGTGCGAAGAGATTGAAGGACTGGAACACCATGCCCACGTCCGCACGCAGCCGGGCGAGCCCTCGGCCCTCCTCGGGCAACGGCTCGCCGTCGATCGTGATCGTGCCGGAGTCGATCGTCTCGAGGCGGTTGATGGCGCGGCACAGCGTCGACTTGCCCGAGCCCGACGGGCCGATCACGACCACCACCTCGCCGCGGGTCACGACGGTGTTGATATCGCGGAGCACGTGGAGTTCGCCGAAGTGCTTGTCGACGTGCTCCACGACGACCAACGGCTCGCCGCGGCGCACGTTGATGTTCGAGGTGCGAGGCGCGGCAGCGGGGGCATCAGGAGTCGCCATGTCCACACACTATTGCCGCGCTCGGCGCGACCCCAGGGGGATTGCCCCGACCTTTACCGATCTGTAACAGACTCGGAATCGATCAGGTCGCCGCAGCGGCGCGCTGCGCGAAGGCCGTCTCGTACAGGCAGACGCTCGCCGCAGTGGCCAGATTGAGCGATTCCGCCTGACCGTAGATCGGGAGCTTCAGCGAGGCATCTACAAGTCCGAGCGCGTGTTCGTCGAGACCGCGCGCCTCATTGCCGAACAGCCACGCGGTCGGCGCGGCGAGCTGGGCGCGCTCGGCCAGGAAGTCTCCGCCGCCGACGTCGGCGGCGACCACGCGCACCCCGGCCGCGTGCGCGCGCTCGACCACGGTCGGCAGCTCCGCACCCACGGCGATCGGGAGGTGGAACAGAGAGCCGGTGGTCGAGCGCACCACCTTGGGGTTGTACGGATCGACCGTGCGGCCGGTCAGGATGACCGCGTCGGCCCCGGAGGCGTCGGCGGCGCGGATGATGGTGCCGAGGTTGCCCGGATCGCGGACCTCTTCGCAGATGGCGATCAGCCGAGGGGATGCCGCGAACACGTCGCGCAGCGACGTGGGGGTCTGCCGTGCGACGGCGACGATCCCCTGCGGTGTGACGGTGTCGGCCATCGCGTCGATGACGGCCTCCGTCGCGTACACGATCTCCAGGCCCGCGTCCTTCGCCGCGGCGCGCACATCGGCGTGGCGCTCCATCGCGGACGGCGTCGCGAACAGCTCGATCACCGTGTCGGGTCGCCAGGCGAGGGCCTCGCGTGCCGCCTGCGGTCCCTCGAGCAGGAACAGCCCCGTCTCCTGGCGCGCACCGCGCTTGGTCAGCTTCGCGACGGCGCGCACACGAGGGGAACGCGGGTTCTCGAGCACACGCTCAGTCTAGGGTGGCCGCGCGCCGGAACGCGCGAAGGGCGCCCTCCGCGAGGAGGGCGCCCTTCGGGGTGTCGTGGTGCCGAGACTCAGGCGCTCTTGGGAGCGTTGACGTTCTCGGGCAGCGCGCCCTTGGCGGTCGCGACGAGCGAGGCGAAGACGGCCGGCTCGTTCACGGCCAGCTCCGCCAGCATGCGGCGGTCGACCTGCACACCCGCGAGGCCGAGGCCCTGGATGAAGCGGTTGTACGTGATGCCGTTCTGACGGGCGGCGGCGTTGATGCGCTGGATCCACAGGCGGCGGAAGTCGCCCTTGCGCTTGCGACGGTCGCGGTACGCGTAGACGAGCGAGTGGGTGACCTGCTCCTTCGCCTTGCGGTACAGGCGCGAGCGCTGCCCGCGGTAACCGGATGCGCGCTCGAGGATGACGCGACGCTTCTTGTGGGCGTTGACAGCCCGCTTGACTCTAGCCATTTCGTTTCGTTCCTATTCGGTGCGTCGGCGCGATCAGCGGCCGAGGAGCTTCTTGGCGACCTTGGCGTCACCCGGTGCGAGCACCTGGTCCTGCGACAGGCGGCGGGTGCGCTTCGTGGGCTTGCCCTCGAAGTTGTGGCGCAGGTTGGCCTGCTGCTTCATGATCTTCCCGCTGCCGGTGACCTTGAAGCGCTTCTTGGCGCCCGAATGCGTCTTCTGCTTCGGCATCTTCTCGTTCCTTATCGATTTCGCCCTACGGGCTGGGGTGTTTCCCGCACGGCGGGAGTCGGTGTCCCGCCG
This region includes:
- the rplT gene encoding 50S ribosomal protein L20, which encodes MARVKRAVNAHKKRRVILERASGYRGQRSRLYRKAKEQVTHSLVYAYRDRRKRKGDFRRLWIQRINAAARQNGITYNRFIQGLGLAGVQVDRRMLAELAVNEPAVFASLVATAKGALPENVNAPKSA
- a CDS encoding amino acid ABC transporter permease, whose amino-acid sequence is MTAPSVLFDAPGPRARRLSLIASIAGIVVIAALLVWVGIILATPRQSGGITVPGMFDPSRWNIFLDPEVWTFIGRGVIGTLQAAALAAIGAMALGIAFSLMRSSTIAWVRIPTAWLIEFLRGMPVLLMMLFILLVASTQALWAVVIALALYNGTLIGEALRAGLAALPRGQREAALSVGMREFQSKILVEFPQAFRQMLPIIVAQLVVLLKDTSLGYIVGYNELIRTTMNNLASFYGNRYLFSLFVVTLVIYLAINLSLSWFARWLSRRTASGGRKVKAGGNGTATPGQADPTSAIRLAQANAEARQAGAQ
- the rpmI gene encoding 50S ribosomal protein L35, giving the protein MPKQKTHSGAKKRFKVTGSGKIMKQQANLRHNFEGKPTKRTRRLSQDQVLAPGDAKVAKKLLGR
- a CDS encoding TrmH family RNA methyltransferase, with product MLENPRSPRVRAVAKLTKRGARQETGLFLLEGPQAAREALAWRPDTVIELFATPSAMERHADVRAAAKDAGLEIVYATEAVIDAMADTVTPQGIVAVARQTPTSLRDVFAASPRLIAICEEVRDPGNLGTIIRAADASGADAVILTGRTVDPYNPKVVRSTTGSLFHLPIAVGAELPTVVERAHAAGVRVVAADVGGGDFLAERAQLAAPTAWLFGNEARGLDEHALGLVDASLKLPIYGQAESLNLATAASVCLYETAFAQRAAAAT
- a CDS encoding amino acid ABC transporter ATP-binding protein: MATPDAPAAAPRTSNINVRRGEPLVVVEHVDKHFGELHVLRDINTVVTRGEVVVVIGPSGSGKSTLCRAINRLETIDSGTITIDGEPLPEEGRGLARLRADVGMVFQSFNLFAHKTVLENVTLGPIRVRGMKKKDADEKAMQLLDRVGVANQAQKMPNQLSGGQQQRVAIARSLAMNPKLILMDEPTSALDPEMINEVLDVMIGLAAEGMTMIVVTHEMGFARKAADRVLFMADGAIVEEATPEQFFTNPQSDRAKDFLSKILEH
- a CDS encoding amino acid ABC transporter permease, translated to MEQYLSLWPTFWEGFQMTLLLLAVSGVASLILGTVIAAMRISPIGSLRTFAAFWTEIARNTPLTLVFFFFVFVIPFLGLRLPFVPLAMGALAYYTSPFVAEALRSGINGVPVGQAEAARSIGLGFGQTVSLVVLPQAFRMTIPPLINVFIALTKNTSVAGGFFVLELFAVTRALANSNGNMVIAILLTAAALYLVITVPLGLLAGQLEKRLVVRR
- a CDS encoding glutamate ABC transporter substrate-binding protein; its protein translation is MKRLRLPLIALAAAGALALTACAGGDTTTGDGGDDTTAPEEVTFEEGTTMAELNEAGAITIGTKFDQPLFGLMGPSSVPEGFDVEIGKILAGKLGIAEENIEWVETVSANREPFIENGQVDIVIATYTINDTRKEVVSFAGPYYMAGQSILVLADNEDIQSEEDLVGQPVCSVTGSTPAENLAELGAEPVLTDTYSNCLEPLRNGSVVAVSTDNVILAGLAAQNEGEFKVVGEPFTEEPYGIGLALDDTDFRMWINDALEESYEDGSYEEAWNATAGTVLPFIDPPAPDRY
- the pheS gene encoding phenylalanine--tRNA ligase subunit alpha, whose protein sequence is MSDAHEIPEPPTTGITAEAVEQAVDGALAAIAAAADTAELKAARAAHTAEGSPLARLNARMREVPPEKKAEFGKLVGQARGRVNQALASREEELAAAETAAKLEAERVDITALAHRARVGARHPLTLLQDQIGDIFTGMGWEVAEGPELEHEWYNFDALNLDEDHPARQMQDTFYVDPVARHLVMRTHTSPVQVRSMLERDLPIYIVCPGRAYRTDEYDATHLPVFSQFEGLVIDKGITMAHLKGTLDHVAKALFGAEAKTRFRTNFFPFTEPSAELDLWHPTFKGGARWIEWGGCGMVNPNVLRAAGIDPEEYSGFAFGMGIERTLMFRSDVQDMRDMAEGDVRFSEQFGMVV